In Desulfuromonadales bacterium, a single window of DNA contains:
- the rlmD gene encoding 23S rRNA (uracil(1939)-C(5))-methyltransferase RlmD yields MSERLSIDALAFGGSGVGRLDGKAVFVPLTAPGDQIRCRIVQDRKRYAEAELVELLAAAPQRRAPPCPVFGDCGGCQWQHLPYGEQCNWKERIFAETLQRQAKIEASVLRPLVPAPDEWGYRSRVQFKCRQTEAGFVMGFYRRGTHYVIDVASCPIAAPRLNDVLTLFRRWLPDSSFPHLVPQVDMEVDDEGRVRVTVHALGTAAAALADYLRPLAEQAGISLFMQCGRKETLLRVCGEDALHILPLGAGSLRLAYGAGGFAQVNLEQNRQLVGEVCSAAALTGRERVLDLFCGMGNFSLPLALQAGEVVGIENYAPAIRQAEFNARANGLGRVRFQSRPAESAIREVAAMQAFDLVVLDPPRTGAYEVVRELVRLRPPRVIYVSCDPPTLARDLVPLLHGGYEVVSARPFDLFPQTYHTESVTVLRLGA; encoded by the coding sequence ATGAGCGAGCGGCTCTCTATCGATGCCCTGGCCTTCGGGGGCAGCGGCGTGGGGCGCCTCGACGGCAAGGCGGTTTTCGTCCCCTTGACCGCCCCCGGCGACCAGATTCGCTGCCGGATCGTGCAGGACCGCAAGCGCTATGCCGAGGCGGAACTGGTCGAACTGCTCGCCGCGGCGCCGCAGCGGCGCGCACCGCCCTGTCCGGTATTCGGCGACTGCGGCGGCTGCCAGTGGCAGCATCTCCCCTATGGCGAGCAGTGCAACTGGAAGGAGCGCATCTTCGCCGAAACCCTGCAGCGCCAGGCGAAAATCGAGGCGTCCGTGCTGCGGCCCCTGGTGCCGGCTCCGGATGAGTGGGGCTACCGCAGCCGGGTCCAGTTCAAGTGCCGGCAGACCGAAGCCGGTTTCGTCATGGGGTTCTATCGCCGCGGCACCCATTACGTCATCGATGTGGCGTCCTGTCCCATCGCCGCTCCCCGCCTGAACGATGTTCTGACGCTGTTCCGGCGGTGGCTGCCGGACTCCTCCTTCCCTCACCTGGTCCCCCAGGTCGACATGGAGGTCGACGACGAGGGGCGGGTGCGGGTCACCGTGCATGCCCTGGGGACGGCGGCCGCGGCACTGGCCGATTATCTGCGGCCGCTGGCCGAGCAGGCCGGAATTTCCCTGTTCATGCAGTGCGGCCGCAAGGAGACCCTGCTGCGGGTCTGCGGCGAGGATGCCCTGCACATCCTGCCCCTCGGGGCGGGGAGCCTGCGGCTCGCCTACGGCGCCGGCGGCTTTGCCCAGGTCAATCTGGAGCAGAACCGGCAGCTGGTCGGGGAGGTGTGTTCCGCGGCCGCCCTGACCGGGCGGGAGAGGGTCCTCGACCTCTTCTGCGGCATGGGCAACTTCTCCCTGCCGCTGGCTTTGCAGGCCGGGGAGGTCGTCGGCATCGAAAACTACGCACCCGCCATCCGGCAGGCCGAATTCAACGCCCGGGCCAACGGTCTTGGCCGTGTCCGCTTTCAGTCCCGGCCGGCCGAGTCGGCGATCCGGGAGGTCGCGGCCATGCAGGCCTTCGATCTGGTCGTGCTCGATCCGCCGCGTACCGGCGCCTATGAGGTGGTGCGGGAGCTGGTGCGCTTGCGGCCGCCGCGGGTCATCTACGTCTCCTGCGATCCCCCGACCCTGGCCCGGGACCTGGTCCCCCTGCTGCACGGGGGGTATGAAGTGGTCTCGGCCCGCCCCTTCGATCTCTTTCCCCAGACCTACCACACCGAAAGCGTGACCGTTCTGCGCCTCGGTGCTTAG
- a CDS encoding RNA methyltransferase, giving the protein MNLDHISIVLVEPQGALNIGSVCRAMMNFGFGDLRLVAPQTDHLADEARRMAVKAGRLLEAATVFPDLPSALADCQLALGTTRRFGKYREDFLHPDEAARQLLPWTEKGRVALVFGREDKGLHTAELDLCQRFITIPTSDELPSMNLAQAVTLCLYETAKARGEAAGKSTGRKRLATGKVLEGMYGHMKRTLLEIGFLDPQNPEHILHTFRRIFGRAGLNDREVRILHGLWSRLDWIEGERKKAEDGKQK; this is encoded by the coding sequence ATGAATCTGGACCATATCAGTATTGTTCTGGTTGAGCCGCAGGGCGCGCTCAATATCGGCTCGGTCTGCCGGGCGATGATGAACTTCGGTTTCGGCGACCTGCGCCTGGTCGCTCCGCAGACGGACCATCTCGCCGATGAGGCGCGGCGGATGGCGGTCAAGGCCGGCCGCCTGCTTGAGGCCGCCACGGTTTTTCCGGACCTGCCGTCGGCCCTGGCCGACTGTCAGCTGGCGCTTGGAACCACCCGGCGTTTCGGCAAGTACCGGGAGGATTTCCTCCATCCCGACGAGGCGGCCCGCCAGCTTCTCCCCTGGACGGAGAAGGGGAGGGTGGCGCTGGTTTTCGGCCGGGAGGACAAGGGTCTGCACACCGCCGAACTCGACCTCTGCCAGCGCTTCATCACCATCCCCACCAGCGACGAGCTGCCGTCCATGAACCTGGCCCAGGCAGTCACCCTCTGTCTCTACGAGACGGCGAAAGCCAGAGGCGAGGCTGCCGGCAAAAGCACCGGCCGCAAGCGCCTGGCGACCGGGAAGGTGCTCGAAGGGATGTACGGACACATGAAGCGGACCCTGCTGGAGATCGGTTTTCTCGATCCGCAGAACCCCGAGCATATCCTCCATACGTTTCGCCGGATCTTCGGCCGGGCCGGCCTCAACGACCGTGAGGTGCGCATCCTGCACGGTCTGTGGAGCCGCCTCGACTGGATCGAGGGGGAACGGAAAAAGGCGGAAGACGGAAAGCAGAAGTGA
- a CDS encoding fibronectin type III domain-containing protein, translated as MTRKALQLLTVLLLACVVLPCPVLAKTLTLAWDANTEADVIGYKLYYKADSSVEPLNGTGALEGPSPINVGQATTATLTGLADDRIHYITVTAYNSNGQESTYSNVVASAAITTDDSGTVDNGGVSDGNTGVDNTWQPLLWYPANGAIAESVPVQIDWEPLPAGSQATFTLYYGTDPYLGANIVAANTVNPLDTPALLAGVFFFGGVGLATRRRRLLLMLMLTLLAAGPLLNGCGGGGSSSGSATPVNVGDSSTTPLPGTAAVRVFEGLEDNSFIAGDLQAGTTYYWKVVAVDGQTRVESDIYSFTTKAN; from the coding sequence ATGACTAGAAAAGCGCTTCAGCTCCTTACGGTTTTGCTTCTCGCTTGTGTTGTCCTCCCTTGCCCGGTCCTTGCCAAGACCCTGACCCTTGCCTGGGATGCCAATACCGAAGCTGACGTGATTGGCTACAAGCTCTACTACAAGGCCGATTCCTCAGTTGAACCCCTCAACGGGACTGGAGCGCTCGAAGGCCCTTCCCCCATCAATGTCGGCCAAGCAACAACGGCCACCCTCACCGGCCTGGCCGATGACCGGATTCACTACATCACCGTAACCGCCTATAACTCCAACGGTCAGGAAAGCACCTATTCCAACGTCGTTGCCAGCGCCGCCATCACCACCGACGATTCCGGTACCGTCGACAACGGCGGCGTCAGCGACGGCAATACTGGCGTCGACAATACCTGGCAGCCGCTCCTCTGGTATCCCGCCAACGGCGCCATCGCCGAGTCCGTCCCCGTCCAGATCGACTGGGAACCCCTGCCGGCCGGGTCGCAAGCGACTTTTACCCTTTACTACGGGACCGATCCCTACCTCGGCGCGAACATTGTGGCCGCCAATACCGTCAACCCTCTGGACACGCCGGCCCTGCTGGCCGGGGTCTTCTTCTTCGGCGGCGTCGGCCTGGCCACCCGGCGGCGCCGGCTGCTGCTGATGCTCATGCTGACCCTGCTGGCCGCCGGTCCTCTGCTGAACGGTTGCGGCGGCGGGGGCAGCTCCTCGGGCTCGGCGACGCCGGTGAACGTCGGCGACAGCTCCACCACCCCCCTGCCAGGCACCGCCGCTGTCCGGGTGTTTGAAGGTCTTGAAGACAACTCCTTCATCGCCGGGGACCTGCAGGCCGGCACCACCTATTACTGGAAGGTCGTGGCCGTCGACGGACAGACCCGCGTGGAAAGCGACATCTACAGCTTCACCACCAAGGCCAACTGA
- the prsR gene encoding PEP-CTERM-box response regulator transcription factor, producing MNKLLIIDDNAEIRKQLKWSLGKDYSILLAEDVAEALSLFRKHRPPVVTLDLGLPPDEEGVAEGFRCLEEMLGLAPQTKVIVLTGRGEREHALRALQSGAYDFYAKPIELTELQVMLQRAFHLAGLEAENRRLQAELEGESSGFLGIFGQSPQMLEVFATIRKVATSDVPVLILGESGTGKEMVARALHRESLRRDGPFIPINCGAIPENLLEAELFGHEKGAFTGAQARVQGKFEYADKGTLFLDEIGELPTILQVKLLRFLQDQVIQRVGGRENLQVDARIVVATNVDIVKAIDAGSFREDLFYRIGVITLNLPPLRQRGEDVILLATLFLRRFSDAFRKRVRGFSAAALDALRNYGWPGNVRELENKVKRAVIMAEGPMLEVKDLGLAPASGPPAGLASVTGLTLREARDQLERDLLAGVLERQEGNVVRAAEELGVSRPTLYDLMKKHKLHHPAG from the coding sequence ATGAATAAGCTGCTCATAATCGACGACAACGCCGAAATCCGCAAGCAGCTCAAGTGGAGTCTCGGCAAGGACTACTCCATCCTGCTTGCCGAGGATGTTGCCGAGGCGTTGAGCCTGTTCAGAAAGCATCGGCCGCCGGTGGTGACCCTGGACCTGGGCCTCCCCCCGGACGAGGAGGGAGTGGCGGAAGGGTTTCGCTGCCTGGAGGAGATGCTGGGCCTGGCGCCGCAGACCAAGGTCATCGTGCTCACCGGCCGGGGAGAGCGGGAGCATGCCCTCAGAGCACTGCAATCGGGGGCCTACGACTTCTACGCCAAACCCATCGAGCTCACCGAGCTTCAGGTGATGCTCCAGCGCGCCTTCCACCTGGCGGGACTGGAGGCGGAGAACCGGCGGCTGCAGGCTGAACTGGAAGGTGAGAGTTCGGGGTTTCTGGGGATTTTCGGGCAGAGCCCGCAGATGCTGGAGGTCTTCGCCACCATCCGCAAGGTGGCGACCAGCGATGTGCCGGTGCTGATTCTTGGGGAGAGCGGAACCGGCAAGGAGATGGTGGCCCGGGCGCTCCACCGCGAGAGTCTGCGGCGGGACGGCCCCTTCATCCCGATCAACTGCGGCGCCATTCCGGAGAACCTGCTGGAAGCCGAGCTTTTCGGCCATGAGAAGGGGGCGTTCACCGGCGCCCAGGCCCGGGTGCAGGGGAAGTTCGAGTACGCGGACAAGGGAACCCTGTTCCTCGACGAGATCGGTGAATTGCCGACCATCCTGCAGGTCAAGCTGCTGCGTTTTCTTCAGGATCAGGTCATCCAGCGGGTCGGCGGCCGGGAGAACCTCCAGGTCGATGCCCGGATCGTCGTCGCTACCAATGTCGACATCGTCAAGGCCATCGACGCCGGCAGCTTCCGGGAAGACCTCTTCTACCGGATCGGGGTGATCACCCTCAACCTCCCTCCCTTGCGCCAGCGGGGAGAGGACGTCATTCTCCTTGCCACCCTGTTCCTGCGTCGTTTCAGCGATGCTTTCCGCAAGCGGGTGCGAGGCTTCAGTGCCGCGGCTCTGGATGCCCTGCGGAACTACGGCTGGCCGGGAAATGTGCGCGAGTTGGAAAACAAGGTCAAGCGGGCGGTCATCATGGCCGAGGGGCCGATGCTCGAGGTGAAGGACCTGGGGCTGGCGCCGGCCTCCGGGCCGCCTGCAGGGCTAGCCAGCGTCACCGGCCTCACTCTGCGCGAGGCACGGGACCAACTGGAGCGGGACCTGTTGGCCGGGGTTCTCGAGCGGCAGGAGGGAAATGTCGTCAGGGCTGCCGAAGAACTCGGCGTCAGCCGCCCGACCCTGTACGACCTGATGAAAAAGCACAAGCTGCACCACCCGGCGGGTTAA